A single region of the Saprospiraceae bacterium genome encodes:
- a CDS encoding MoxR family ATPase translates to MSEKSIKLDYTGKALEDFAPILDEQKKEIARLRPYFPSQELVKSVALTFLLRRPLLLMGKPGCGKTKLAEAVAFELYGNDYKDYYFEWNVKSSTKARDGLYTFDHLARLREVHLAKEKGEKPDQEDLTKFLKWGPLGEAFRASKPGRPSILLIDEIDKADIDFPNDLLLELDQLRFSVEELEKGHPDRENKTLEKPIIFITSNEEKELPAAFLRRCLFFYIEFPDKAIMSKIVAANFPTLDHTLMQSALKRFYDLREAMKEDPNTEKEVSTSELIDWVKVIHHFNEKGTQQTIEGQELTHYQTLLKTLNDLKIHGKSGK, encoded by the coding sequence ATGAGTGAGAAAAGCATCAAATTAGATTATACAGGTAAAGCCCTGGAAGATTTTGCACCTATCCTGGATGAACAAAAGAAGGAAATTGCACGACTACGCCCTTACTTCCCTAGTCAAGAGCTAGTGAAATCCGTCGCGCTAACCTTCCTGCTCCGTCGACCGCTTTTACTCATGGGGAAACCGGGCTGTGGAAAGACCAAACTAGCCGAAGCCGTTGCCTTCGAACTCTACGGCAATGATTACAAAGACTATTACTTTGAGTGGAATGTAAAATCCAGCACCAAAGCACGAGATGGCTTGTATACCTTTGACCACCTGGCGCGCCTTCGCGAGGTGCATTTAGCCAAAGAAAAAGGCGAAAAACCCGACCAGGAAGACCTCACTAAATTCCTGAAATGGGGCCCGCTCGGAGAGGCTTTCCGCGCCTCCAAACCAGGTCGCCCTTCTATTCTGCTAATCGATGAGATCGATAAAGCGGATATAGATTTCCCTAATGACTTGTTATTGGAGCTTGACCAACTGCGCTTTTCTGTTGAGGAATTGGAAAAAGGCCACCCTGATCGGGAAAACAAAACCTTGGAAAAACCCATTATCTTCATCACCAGCAATGAAGAAAAAGAATTACCCGCTGCCTTTTTGCGGCGCTGTTTGTTTTTTTACATTGAATTCCCAGACAAGGCCATTATGTCCAAAATAGTAGCGGCCAATTTCCCTACCCTCGACCATACCCTGATGCAAAGTGCCCTCAAGCGCTTCTACGATTTGCGCGAAGCGATGAAGGAAGACCCCAATACCGAAAAAGAAGTCTCCACCAGTGAACTCATCGATTGGGTAAAAGTCATTCACCACTTCAACGAAAAGGGAACCCAACAAACCATAGAAGGGCAGGAACTGACACATTACCAAACCCTTTTGAAAACATTGAACGATTTGAAAATACACGGAAAAAGCGGAAAGTAG